In Mesotoga sp. UBA6090, the genomic stretch GTTTTTTCTTCAAACTTCACTTTGCATGTTTCGCCTATTTCTAGAACTTCTACCGGTAAGAAGGCGACCTTTCCAACAAACCCCGCAACGAACTTTGAGTTTGGATCCTCATAGATCACGTTCGGTGAGCCGATCTGCCTTATGAAACCGTTCTTCATCACGATTATCCTGTCCGAGAGACTCATTGCCTCGACCCTGTCGTGGGTCACGTATATCGTGGTGATTCCAAGCGTCTTCTGGATTCGCTTTATCTCGACTCGCATCTGTTCCCTCAACAGTGCGTCCAGATTTGAAAGAGGCTCGTCTAGAAGTAGTACGGAAGGCTCCACGATCAGGCTTCTCGCAAGTGCAACACGCTGCTGCTGGCCGCCGGAGAGTTTCGAAGGAGCCCTCTGGGCCAGATCCTTCAAACCAACCAGGTCGAGAGTGCTCATTACTTTGTCCTTTATTTGCTTTGAGGGAAGCTTTCTTAGCTTCAGGCCGTAAGCGACGTTGTCAAAGACGTTCATGTGCGGAAAAAGCCCGTAACTTTGAAATACGGTAGCAGTATCTCTTTTGTTGGGCGGCAGAAACGTGATGTCTTCATTCCCAAGAAAGATCTTTCCCTTTGTGGGCAGTTCGAATCCACCGATCATCCTGAGTGTCGTCGTCTTTCCGCAGCCAGAAGGACCCAGCAGAGTGACAAGTTCCCCCGGTTCTATATCGAAGTTGGCATTGTTAACGGCTATAACATCTGCCTTCCCTTTGACATCTTTGAAGACCTTGGTGACGTTTTCGATCCTAACTGAGACAGAAGTCTTTGACATCAAACCACCTCGCAAACCAATAATCAGTTTAGAGTTACGTTCTTTTCCATGTACTCGTTCTTTGGCACAAGAAGTCTCATCAGTCCGAACGCGCCGAAGACGATGATAATCAGTACAGTGGAAAGAACGCTAGCCAGTCCGAATCTTATCGATTCTGAGAAGTTATATATAAGAACCGTCATGTGGTACCACTGAGCGGATATCAGGAATATGATCGCACTGACGGCAGTCATTGATCGGACAAAAGTGTATGACATCCCGGAAATGAAGGCCGGCCGTATCAGAGGCAAGACGATAGTCCGGAAAACAGTTGTAGAATCGGCTCCCAGATCTTGTGCCGCTTCCTCTATTGCTGGATCTATCTGCCTGAGAGTGGCCACACCTCCTTCGACACCGACGGGCAGTTCCCTTATTATGTAGTTGATTACGATAATTGCACCAGTCCCAACGAGAATCAACGGAGGCTTGTTGAAGGCCAGCACATATGAGATACCGATGAGCGTCCCCGGTATGGCGAACGGTGCGAGAATCAACCCCTCAAGAACCCTCTTCCCTGCAAACTTCTTCCTTACGATTACCAGCGCAGCCATCATCGCTATCAGTCCGGCGAATGGTGTGGCGACTGCCGAAAGGGTGAAGGTGTCTATAATCGCGTCCCTTCCTCTCTGCAGCGCTTCCGTTATGTTTTTCAGAGTGAAGGAGTAGTCTATACCCCAGTTGGCGACGAAGCAGCCTGCCACTATCGTTCCATACAGTCCGAGGATAAATACAATGAAAAGAACGATAAACGTCATGAGGCCAAATTTCACAGGCTTGGAAACCAGATCGCTCAGTCTTGAAGAGGGCTTTCCGGTAACCGTTACGTACGACTTCTTGCTCACCCAGAATCTTTGAACTAGGAAGGCAGTCAGTGTCGGCATGAGAAGGAGAATAGAAAGGGCAGCTCCGTGACCCAATCTATTTCTTCCGGTGACTTCAATATATGCCTCAACTGAGAGGACCTTGTAAGATCCGGCGAGAAGCAAGGGATTTGCGAAGTCGGCCAGAGAGTTCGTAAAGACGAGCAGCCAGGAGCTCAGGACTCCTGGAATAGCCAGAGGGAACGTGACCTTCGAGAAGGTTCTCCAACGGCTTCCGTTTAGGTCAAGAGAGGCCTCCTCCAGAGTAGAGTCTATGGCCTGCAAGACGCCCGAGAGAGTGAGAAAGGCAATCGGAAACATGCCGATAGTCTGTACGGCTGTAAGACCTCCAAGCCCGTATATTGTGAAGTCCTTCAGTCCGAGTATTTGCTTTGTTATTAGTCCGTTGCTTCCAAAGAGCAGAATCAGCGATAGCGACAGGGAGAATGGCGGAGAGATTACTGGCAGAAGCCCCATAGTGCTCAGGAACTTCTTTCCCCTCGTTGCCGTCCTGTTTATCACAAAGGCAAAAATGAATCCTATGATCGTCGAGAAGGAAGCCGTAAGGATACCGAGCTTCACGCTTCCCCAGAGCGCGTTAAGATACTGCCTTGAAGAGAGAATCGTAATCCAGGTCTGCATCGAGAACTTCCCGTCTTCAAGGAAAGTCAATCTGATGGCTTCAAAGAGAGGATAGGCTACGAAGATTCCAACCATGAGGAAAAGCCCCATGATGACGTAGCCCATGATAGGATCTCTGAAGAATTTCGAAATGAAATAGATAATGGCAAAAATGGCGAAGGCGCCTAGCATAAATATGTTCAGCAGGTTGGCGTAATTCTCTCCAGCCTCCGCAGACATTAGGAAAACCAGAAATCCCGTCATGCCATAACGAGTTTCATCTGTCAGTGGTGCGAGTACCAGCGAAACGCTCTTTCCTTCGAATGAATACTCGAGGGAAGAGTAGTAGTTCTCAAGATAGTAGACGCTTTCAAGCGCCTTTTCGAAGTCCTCCGAACTGTAATTCGATTCATAGAAGGTTCTCAGCTGTTCGTTCGGGGTGAAGACCTGCAGTTCATCCCAGCCGGGCACTCCGTGAACATAGATTATATCCGCTTCGTTGAACTCCTTGTTTACTGCGGTAATCCAGTCCTCGGCCAGTTCCTTGTCTCTTGGTGCCGATTCGGCAAGAACTGTAACCAGCTGCCTTTGGTTGTCTCTAACAACCTTAAAAAAAGAGTCTTTCAGCGTATCAAAGATCCAGAAAAGGGCTACAAAGACCAAAACACTAATTAACGCGAATGATAAGAGTTTTCTCCAGGAATACAATCCGATCACACCCCAAGAGTAACCTTGATTGGTGAAGCCAAAATGAAGAAGAGCAGGAGACTAGCTCCTGCTCCGATCAACCAATTATTTTACCACGCTGCCGATTTCTTCCGTCCAGCGATCGAGCAGTCTTTCTTTGTTCTCGGCATCCCAGACGTAATTCTGGTTAACAGTCTTGATTTCGTCCATGCTGAAAGAAAGCGGATGCTTAGGAGCTATCTTTGAGACTGGTATAACGTACCAACCTGCGATAATTGCCTGCGCCTCTTCGGTCAGAATCCAGTCATACAGCTTTTTAGCATTGACAGGATCCGGTCCATCCTTGATTAGAGACATGGATGCGATCTCGAAGCCCGTTCCTTCCTCAGGAACAGTAATTGTGATATCTGCCCCTTCGACCTTAAGCTTGACCATATCGTGAGCATAGCCTATAGCAAAGGGAATTTCTCCTATTGCAACACTCTTTCCACCAGCGGAACCGGATCTTGTGTACATTTCGATGTTCTGATCCAGTTTCTTAAGATATTGGAAAGCCAAATCCTCGTCACCACCAAAGAGAGCAATCATGCAAGTGATGAGATTGTAGGCCGTTCCTGAAGTATTTGGATTCGCCACTCTCACAAGGCCCTTGTACTTAGAATCGATTATGTCGAACCAGCCCTTGGGTGGTTCAAGTCCGAGTTCTGCAGCACGACCGTTATGAGTGGCGAAGGCCAGCGGTCCGAGATAAAGACCTATCCAGTAGCCCTCAGAATCCTTGTACTGCTTGGGCGTGTTTCCGGCGGCTCTGGAGAAATAAGGAGTTGTTAGACCCTTCAGCTTTGCGCTGATGTGGTTCAGTCCGACTCCTCCAACCCATATTGAGGCTTGTGGATTCAGCTTTTCGGCTTCCATTCTAGCTTCTGCCTCTCCACCGGAAAGTCTGACCCAGTCAACCCTTATACCGGTAACTTCTTCGTACTTGTCGAACAGCTCTTTTGCTGCAAGCTCTTCAAGAGTCGTGTAAACAGTAAACGAGTCTGCAGCGAGAAGGGTTACAGAGAAGGCTACACAGATGACAGTAATCAAAATCAAAAATCTTCTCATTTCAAAGAAACCTCCTTGAAAGACGTGTGATTTTGGAGAACGGTTGTCATTGTTGCGTTAGATTAAGGTAGGATGAATTATGTGACTTGTAGTGATTATACCATTGAGAAGACTCCAAATTGACATAGATTTTTTCAGTTTCGTGGAGAAAGCCAGTCTGACGAAGGAATGACAAAGCGTAACACTCAGTGCGCCGGAAAGTATCTGTGGTCGCAATGCCGGCAAAGAACATACCGGGACGCAAAGCACTGAAGCCCATCAGTGGACGCAATGCTGCCTTTGGCAGGAAGCGATATCGGAGCCAGCCTTTGCCTCACAAAGGCAAGTTCCGGCTTCGCCGGTCAGAAGAGCCGCTGTATGATGAAAGATTTGCTTGTAATAAGACGCTGATCGCTGTGAAAAACCGTCCTTCCCCAAGATTATGGATCCGTCCTTTGGAAGAGCCGAAAGAGCCATTCTCCGTCGCTGTTGAGTTTCTTTTCCTCTAGTATCTCCGTTTTTCAATCATCCACATAGAAAACTACATAGACATCTCGTAGATATTCCGCAAGTCTACGGTTTTCAGGTTTCCTGGAGTTACGGTTACGAGTCCTCCCATCGTTCTCATGGTGTCTTCTGCCAGTGTTGAAAGTTTGGAGCTCTCAAATCCGAGTTCGCCGAGGGTAATATCTAGACCGACATTCTTCTGAAGTCTGCGGAGCAAGACTATGGCCATCTTTGAAAGCTCTTCCACACTGATGACACTCTCGGGAGCTCCCATCACCCTCGCAACTTCTGCCAGTCTTTCCGCTATATGGCGACGGATGTATTCGAGCAGCGAGAGGGACCGGTAGCGCAAAGTCCGGCGCCATGTGTCGCTTTGTAGTGGCCGCTCACGGGGTGCTCCAGCGAAAGGTTGGCCACACAACCCGAAAGCGTCTCCCATATGCCGGCTGCCGTGCTCGCCCACGCGAGGGCTACTCTTGCGTCCAGGTCGTTCAGGTTTTCATACTCGATAGGCAGATAATGGTTTATGGGCGACATCGATCCAGAGCCAGAAGATCTGAGGCCGGTTGATGATTCAGATTGATATAAGATTCTATTGAATGTTAGAAGGAATCCAGACCCATTGCTGCCGTTTGTTCGGGCGGAGGGACAACATCAGTTCGGGATCGACTATCGAAACTGTCGGAAAGATCTAGTCGAAGCCCACACCGATCTTCTCATTGGTCTCCGGGTTGGTGACCACCGTGAAGGGGTCGACCTCGGTCCCCGTTCCGTGGGTCGTGGGAATCGCTATTGCGGGCAGGCCGCTTTCGGCTTTCTACCTCCGCCGGTACCTGTGTAATCCCAGCACTTTCCTCCATACCTGGCCACCAGAGCGATCAACTTGGAGGAATAGATCGGGTTGCCACCGCCAATCCTATGATGAAATCGCAGCTCTCCTTGACGGCTATTGAAGCCCCTTTGTCGATAGTGTCAGAGAGAGGGTTGGACACTATCTCGCCGAACACTACCAGGTGATACCTTCCTCTTTCAACAGCCCGATTACTTTATCCAGCAGACCGGTCTTCTTCGCAATGTGCCTTTCCGTAACTATGAGCGCTTTTCTGTCCAGCCTCCTGGAGTGCTGTCCTACCCTGCCGATAGTTCCGCAGCCGAAGATTATTCTTGTGGGAAGAAAATAATCGAACGCTTCTATGCTCTTCATACCTTTTAACCTCAAGACTAGATGAAATACTGTGTAAATGAAACAACGGGCCGATCCGCTATCACTGGGAAAGTCGTCTCTATATAGCCTTTTGCTCAGGGCGTCAGTTCACAACTTCTATAATCCCTGTGTAGTGGCCCATCCAGCAGCTGAATTTATACTGGCCGGGAAGTTGCGGGGTGAATTCTACAACGCTGGTGTTCCCCCTGGTAAGTTCTACACGTTGGGGAAAGAGGTTTCGCGAGATGATAGCGTTGGTGCAACCGCTGGTGCCGACATCTTCGATCTCCCACCTGACGGGAACACCGGCTTTCACCTGATAATAATCGGGCGCATAACCTCTAGCGTCGGCCACAGTCCTTATAACCTGTATCTCCGGTCCACTCGAGACAATAGCCAAAGGCTGTTCCACAACTTCCTGAATTTCAACTTTTTCTTCGATGTCTATGTTCTCACCCGTTTCCTTCGGCGCGGCTTCATTCACAATTATCTCTTCTTTTTCACCTGCCGTTGCCAGTACGGTCATCGAATCATCGGGAGTAAATGAAACCTGTTCGCCGGTCCCGATGGTCAGATCGTTCAGGCTTGGCAGTCCCAGAACGTTAAGCTGACTGTTCACGTTGTAGATGACGAAAAACATTATCAGAACCGCCGCTATTTTCGTGAAGACTTCCGAAAAGGTCTTCATGGCGAAGAACTTTATTGATGAGGCCCCGATGGCGATGAGCGGGAAGAAGGTGCCAAGCGCGAAAAAGAACATTATCATCGAGCTATGTAAAGGAGAGCCCGATAGTAGCGCCAGAGCCTGAGCCGATATCGTGAAGCCGCAGGGAAGGAAAAATGTTGTAGCGCCCAGTATGAAGGGCATGATTCGTCCACGTCTGGATTTATCTACTGTAAGCGCTTTACGTAAAAAGGGAGGGATCGATAAACTCACCGTGTGGATTCCCAGCATTTGCAGTGCAATTATAAACATCACGATCGAGACTGCTATTACAAGGATCGAAGAAAAGGTCAGAGAGATTTTCAGACTCTGGCCAAGCCAACCCAGCAAGAATCCAAAAAGGCTATAAAAGACCAGCCGTCCGGCATGAAAAATCAGATGGGGCTGCAGCTTTTGAAGAAAGGAATCCTCAGAACCGTAAAGAGAATACCAATGTTTGGAAACAGAAAGAATAAGACCTCCCACAAGAGCAGCGCAGCTCGATATCCCTGCGACCAGCCCGAAAAGGAAGAAGCCTACCAACGACGAACTTGAATCGACGTTTATCAGGCCGCCTATCGCGAATTTCTCCACGGCGAAAAAGACGACGATGGCCAGAGAAGCGGCAATTAGTACCTTGACTGCTCTTCCGGTAGGCCTTTCCGACTTTGCCTCAGCGACACTGTAACCCGTTCCGCTCAAGATCTCGTTGATACTTTCGATCGAGATAACCTCCCCCAAGAATTCAATCTCGACCGAGGAATCTTTCAGGGAGGCCCTGGCCCTTTTTATGCCTTCAACTTCCTCAAGTTTACTTTCGACAAAGAGCTGGCAGTTCTGGCAATGCATGCCGCGCACGGAAAACGTCTTTGATGAAGAGGATTTCGAGCTCAACTGAGTCACCTCGCAAATGAAGATTAAATAAAACCAACAATAATTGTCTGATTGTAGCACATAGTAGACAGTTTTTGTCCACTCAAAAGTGTGACAGATGAATTTTGCCATGGTTCATAAAATCGATGGGCCTTACCTTGAAAGGTGGAAGGATGCCGACTTACAACTCTTCTTATATTCGATTAACGTCGAGTCGGCTTGATAGAAAAAAGTGTCTAACCGGTCAGATAGCGTTGTGCGTAATCACTCCGGGGAATATGGATTCCAGAATTCGAACTTTCTCGGGTAGTTCGGAAATTCCCCACGAGACGCTATTCCAGGAGCCGACCCGCAGCTTTCCGAGTCTCCAATGTCTCATTGGCGAAAGCCTTCCTGTAAGGAGAGTGGCGAGATCTGAGCTCTCTATCTCGAAATCATCCGCTGCTTCGCTTATCTCTGCCTTCCCGTTTCCGATCGCGATTTTCACGTTATTTTCCGGCAGCAATCGATCATTTATCTTCAAAATGACACTCTCTGAGGGAGAAGTATCCATCAGTCTCGAAACGACCGGAAGCGGATCGAGGACTCTTACCATACGCGATGAGGCGTCCATTATTTTTAGCTCTCTTCCTGCCTGCCATCTCGAATGGAAGAAGAGTTTCGCCGGAAAATCGGGCGGCATCTTCCGCATTTCGAAAGTTGCGATCTGATCTCTGTGATTCAGCAGAAACCTCTTCAGTGCGTAGAGGCCGGCAAGATCGATGAAGGCTAAGCTCTCGATCACCATCTTTCTTTCTTTTTTGCCGTATATCATCATTCCGTGGGACAGCCGTCTGTCGTCAATGGCCTCGGCGCCAAAGAGATCTTTCCTGTGAAATATCTCCTGACTTCAAGCGTCGATCTCGATAGCTTCGGTATAGCGAGAGGTATCCCAGAGAGTTTTGCGGGTTTGCGAAATCAGTTCTCTCATCTCATCTTTCTCAAGAAGCCTCCTGGAAACAAGCTTGAGGTTGTCCTCTTCCATATCACCGGACAGGAGCGAATAGTCGAAAGTGTACTCGAGGCTCTCGAAACCCAGCCCAAATCCTAACTTCACGTAGAAATCATGCTTGAAGGGGTCGAGCATAATGATGTGAACGCCCTTCCGGTTGGCTTCCTAAATATCTCTCAGCAGGATTTTCCTTGATCCCCCGTTGCGATACTCGGGAAGGGTGGCAACGGCCTCGACATACCTGTATTCGAAAATTCTGTTCAGGATCTTCGCGAGATACTTGTAGCTTATGTACGCTGCGACGAGCCTCTTCCGGTCGAATGCGCCCCAAACGTATTCCCAGAGGGAAGGGTCGGAAAAGAAATACTCACTCTTTTCCGGTTCGAAATACTCGAAAGACATCAAGAAGGTCTCGATTATTCGCTCTATGTATGAACTGTCGATCCTTCTTATTTCCATTCAACGCCCCCTTTCAAGCCGTACCAACAATGATACCAGGCCAAGCTGTCGAGCGGTTCTCGCTCTTTTTTGCCCGTAGACCTTGATCCTGACCATGACTAAGTCACAATGACGAAATGAATCGATTCTGATCAGATGGCTTTGATTTGCTTGAGCTCCTTCAGGGCTTTGAAAATATCCCAGATGTTCCACCTGTCCGTTTAGCTTTACCGTTCTCTCTGGCGCTCTGAATGAATGGTTTGACCGGTAACGAAGAACAGACTTTTTCTCACACCATCAACGGCGAACGAGTTTCTCTTGATCTTTCGACTTCCGACCACCAGCCTCTAGCCTCGTCTTTTATTCTTACAACTCACAACTTGCATCTTGCAACTGATCCTTTGCTCTTCCTACCTGCTACCACATACCCGCAACAACGGTCTAAGCAGCAGCCTCTTGTGTTTGGAAGGTTATTATGGGCTTATTGAAAAGACCGGCAAGCGGGGCGTGTACAAGGGCCACCGGGATGAAGAAGATGAAAGAGAGAAGCATACTGATTTCATACCATAGGCTGCTTCCCTTAACCGGCTTTCCCTTAAGACGGTTAACGAGTGCGCCCCACACTATTCCGAAGGTATTTCCCATCATGATTGTCCGGACAGCACCGAGTATTCCCTTAGCCTTTGATTCCCCATAGTAGGTCGCAAGAGAATTCCATGAATCCTCGGAAGGGTTTCCCGAAGAGTTTGCATATTCTCGCGAGAACAGGATGGCAGGAGCGTCCTTTTGGGGAATCTCTTCAACGTCAGTAACGAAGAGCATCTGGATCTCTTCTTTCTTCATCCCCTCTTTTTCGGCAATCTTGTTGTGGAATACTGAACAGACCTCGCAGCCGTTTATTTCGGTTACGGTAAGCATCACCTTTTCGATCAACTCGGTGGTAAGCTCTTTGTTTTTCTTTGTTCGGCTCATGTATTTCATTGTTCTCATCGCATCGAAGAGAATTAGGTAAGACTCCTTAATAGTGAAGAAGCGCTTATAAAACTCTTGAGTCAACTATTCCTCCAAAAAAATCCCGATAAAATTCGAGAATATATAATTTAAAATCATTCTATTTTTGCATTTCTCGGCATTTCAGAGTTGATCGAGGAAATCAGAGCGACTTCCAGTATCATCTCTTAATGTTAACTCTCACGAAATATTCAACGCTTCTATCCCAGGTCTTCTCCTGCTCTGTTGTGAAATAGCAGGCCGGCAGTTCTCCGTTTTTCCGATGATAAGCTATGCACTCACAGCACTTGCCCTTTCTGGGACAGCCAGGATAAGTACAGTTGCATTTCTCGAGATTTTTGTCGATTTCGCATTCCAAAATCAGTACCTCCCTTTGTACAGTTCATCCCTGATTGTATCAGATTAGTCTTTGTCGACCGAGCCAATATATCTGGCTTTCGAAAAGGCCTTTATTCATTAATGTCTTTTTAATCACGGATGTTCTATGATCTGAGTAAGAATACAAGGGGGTTAACGATTATGAGAAAAGTCATACTGATTGTTCTATTTGTCTCACTGTTCTTTTGCCTGGCCCTCGCAAATAATGGTAAGGGTCCCGGCGACGGTATTCCTGACCAACAGGAACCCGGGTCGGGGTTTGGATCTCCGGGAATAGGAAAGGGAGAAGGTCCCGGAGCCGGTAAAGTTGATTCGGGAGGCAGCACATTATTGCAGCTGGAAAACCTGGAGGAAGAAACGGAAAGTTCAGAGCCTTTGCTTGTCCGCTTAATGAATAGATTGGTCATGAAGATCCAGAACGCTTTCAAGAATATCTTTAGAGTTGGAAAGCCCGTATCCGAATGAGAGTACCACACTAGTACCCCTGTTTACCCCTAGTCCAGCCGCCGCTACTTTACTACCAGGTAAGTGGCGGCCTTTTCTTTGATGGACATTTCCCACAGAGCTTGGAGCCGACATCAAAGGGAGCGGGTGAATTGAAGCGAGTCGATGTTCCCCTGCCATAGAGAGCCCTGCCTTCAGACACAAGTAGAGCCAGTTCAAATGAGCCTTGTCTTCCCGAAAGCTCCTTTAACAGAAAACGGTTAGGCAGTTCAATTCGAGGTCTTTAATAACTCCTTAGTGAGGTAAGTAATAAGATCTAATCATTTGAATGCAACGAGGGGATGAAAGTGAAACGAATTACCGCAACTGTGCTTTTCTTACTGCTTGTCTTTGGGATCGTGCTTTCAATCAATGGTAGCGGACCGGGTGACGGAGTGTCTGACGGCCCTGATAAAGATGCGGGTTATGGAGCACCAGACAATTCCTTCAATGGGAACGACCCCGGCTTCGGGAAACCGGCACTGGATGAAGATGAGATAGTTCTTGCGGAGCTTTCATAGCAGGGTATGCTTTCCGAATCTCAACGCATCAAGAGGGACCGAATCGAGTCGGTCACTTTAACCTTTCTATTTGAGCATTTTCGATCGACAGTAAATGCTTGCTGGAATTCCATCACTCTATCTTTAGAAAAGGAAGAAATCAGCGAATAAGAAGTCACAAATCACAAGGCAGCCTAATTCTCGAGTCCAAAAGCTTTATCTCTGGGCAATTCTCGCTCTTTCAACTTGGAACTGACAACTTGCAACTGCTCTTCTCGGAGACGGTTAACCTTCGACGGAAAACTAGTTCACATTCTCTACTTCACGAAGCGAAGCTCTTAAACCCGCTTTGAGCGAAGGGGATCGCTTGTACCTGAAAAATCCGCTTGTTAGAAGACCCTGAAGTCGCTGTGAAAAACCGTCCATCAATCGAGACAGTATATTCCGAGAGTTCGTTGCGCTCACGAGAAGACCGAGATTCTGACTAAGAGCTTTGTCAGAATGACGGCATGCGATGCTTTCTGAATAGCATAAGGTCGTCATCCCGAGTTACTTAAGTTAATCCCTCACTTTGTCATCCTGTCGAAGGTGCCCTGAAAAGGCTACCTCAAAATGCTTTTGTTGGGGATTCAGTTATGGGTCATCCGTGGTGCTCCTGTACGGGATTTTGCTCCTGCGGGACCCTAGACCCCACAACCCCAGACCCGGCGCTTGCAACTGCTCTTCCACCCCAACCCGCTACCCGCAACCACCTTCTTCAAATTTCTAAGCAAACTCTAAGGATTTACTAAGCTGCCTCTAAGAAATGGACCGTAGACTGAGAATGTACTGAAAATCAGATGGAGGTGAAAGAAGATGAAGAAAGTAGTTCTGATTACGATAGCGGTTCTTTTGATTGGTGGAATGACTTTGGCCGCAGATTATGGCACAAGGCAGATGAACAGAGTTCAAGATGTGGTGGCATGTGAGAACTTCGTGGACGAAGACGGAGATGGAGTAAACGACAATTGCCCTGTCGATGGCGAAAAGGTCTACATGAACAGAAGAGGACCGGCCGGAAAAGAAGTTGAAGGCCGAGTAGCTACAAGAGCAATGCAGAGGCTTCAGGATCCTACAACCTGTGAGAACTTTGTGGATGCAAACGAAGACGGCATTAACGACAACTGCCCAAATGGTGGCGAAAGATTAGTGGAAAACAAGAGTGCACGGGACGGAACTGGATACAGATACGGTGTTTCTAGCGAAAAAGGTCCCGGACGCGGTAAGGGCTTCGGAAAGACAAGATAACCCCAACCCCCCACAGATCTAGATAGGGCCCGATATGGGCCCTTTTTTCTTTGGTTCGAAAAGCTAATTCTCTAAAGCGCGTTATCGAAGATCCTTCCGGCTAGAAGATTTTGCCTTCCAGACCTGATCCAACTCGAGCAAAGTTCCATGAGCATTTCGCTTTCGGAAGCATCTCGACAAGACTCTCCAGAAGACCAGAACAACATGCTAAATGTATATAGTCTTTCTGACAATGACAAATCAGAATCTCTCTCAATTTGAGCGCCGGTCTTTTCTGCCACCGTTTTGAAAATCAAGATAAAGAATCCCTTAATGGAGGAGGATGAACAGAGCTATGAGAAATAGATCTATGGACCTTAATTACAAATCTTTCACCAGAAACAGACTTACGATGTTTGAGTACAGGAAGAAGCCGTTGCTCGATCAGTTGGA encodes the following:
- a CDS encoding ABC transporter ATP-binding protein codes for the protein MSKTSVSVRIENVTKVFKDVKGKADVIAVNNANFDIEPGELVTLLGPSGCGKTTTLRMIGGFELPTKGKIFLGNEDITFLPPNKRDTATVFQSYGLFPHMNVFDNVAYGLKLRKLPSKQIKDKVMSTLDLVGLKDLAQRAPSKLSGGQQQRVALARSLIVEPSVLLLDEPLSNLDALLREQMRVEIKRIQKTLGITTIYVTHDRVEAMSLSDRIIVMKNGFIRQIGSPNVIYEDPNSKFVAGFVGKVAFLPVEVLEIGETCKVKFEEKTVEVLKFSPEMSPGDSAVIMARPESLKLVDPSKGIIEGQVATNIYLGGSLESFVTTDHGEILVQIDNPAEKKVFAEGEKVSIAIIPHLAKVLPDKDE
- a CDS encoding ABC transporter permease, with amino-acid sequence MIGLYSWRKLLSFALISVLVFVALFWIFDTLKDSFFKVVRDNQRQLVTVLAESAPRDKELAEDWITAVNKEFNEADIIYVHGVPGWDELQVFTPNEQLRTFYESNYSSEDFEKALESVYYLENYYSSLEYSFEGKSVSLVLAPLTDETRYGMTGFLVFLMSAEAGENYANLLNIFMLGAFAIFAIIYFISKFFRDPIMGYVIMGLFLMVGIFVAYPLFEAIRLTFLEDGKFSMQTWITILSSRQYLNALWGSVKLGILTASFSTIIGFIFAFVINRTATRGKKFLSTMGLLPVISPPFSLSLSLILLFGSNGLITKQILGLKDFTIYGLGGLTAVQTIGMFPIAFLTLSGVLQAIDSTLEEASLDLNGSRWRTFSKVTFPLAIPGVLSSWLLVFTNSLADFANPLLLAGSYKVLSVEAYIEVTGRNRLGHGAALSILLLMPTLTAFLVQRFWVSKKSYVTVTGKPSSRLSDLVSKPVKFGLMTFIVLFIVFILGLYGTIVAGCFVANWGIDYSFTLKNITEALQRGRDAIIDTFTLSAVATPFAGLIAMMAALVIVRKKFAGKRVLEGLILAPFAIPGTLIGISYVLAFNKPPLILVGTGAIIVINYIIRELPVGVEGGVATLRQIDPAIEEAAQDLGADSTTVFRTIVLPLIRPAFISGMSYTFVRSMTAVSAIIFLISAQWYHMTVLIYNFSESIRFGLASVLSTVLIIIVFGAFGLMRLLVPKNEYMEKNVTLN
- a CDS encoding ABC transporter substrate-binding protein encodes the protein MRRFLILITVICVAFSVTLLAADSFTVYTTLEELAAKELFDKYEEVTGIRVDWVRLSGGEAEARMEAEKLNPQASIWVGGVGLNHISAKLKGLTTPYFSRAAGNTPKQYKDSEGYWIGLYLGPLAFATHNGRAAELGLEPPKGWFDIIDSKYKGLVRVANPNTSGTAYNLITCMIALFGGDEDLAFQYLKKLDQNIEMYTRSGSAGGKSVAIGEIPFAIGYAHDMVKLKVEGADITITVPEEGTGFEIASMSLIKDGPDPVNAKKLYDWILTEEAQAIIAGWYVIPVSKIAPKHPLSFSMDEIKTVNQNYVWDAENKERLLDRWTEEIGSVVK
- a CDS encoding iron-containing alcohol dehydrogenase; protein product: MSPINHYLPIEYENLNDLDARVALAWASTAAGIWETLSGCVANLSLEHPVSGHYKATHGAGLCATGPSRCSNTSVAI
- a CDS encoding iron-containing alcohol dehydrogenase, with protein sequence MPAIAIPTTHGTGTEVDPFTVVTNPETNEKIGVGFD
- a CDS encoding iron-containing alcohol dehydrogenase — protein: MKSIEAFDYFLPTRIIFGCGTIGRVGQHSRRLDRKALIVTERHIAKKTGLLDKVIGLLKEEGITW
- a CDS encoding sulfite exporter TauE/SafE family protein — encoded protein: MSSKSSSSKTFSVRGMHCQNCQLFVESKLEEVEGIKRARASLKDSSVEIEFLGEVISIESINEILSGTGYSVAEAKSERPTGRAVKVLIAASLAIVVFFAVEKFAIGGLINVDSSSSLVGFFLFGLVAGISSCAALVGGLILSVSKHWYSLYGSEDSFLQKLQPHLIFHAGRLVFYSLFGFLLGWLGQSLKISLTFSSILVIAVSIVMFIIALQMLGIHTVSLSIPPFLRKALTVDKSRRGRIMPFILGATTFFLPCGFTISAQALALLSGSPLHSSMIMFFFALGTFFPLIAIGASSIKFFAMKTFSEVFTKIAAVLIMFFVIYNVNSQLNVLGLPSLNDLTIGTGEQVSFTPDDSMTVLATAGEKEEIIVNEAAPKETGENIDIEEKVEIQEVVEQPLAIVSSGPEIQVIRTVADARGYAPDYYQVKAGVPVRWEIEDVGTSGCTNAIISRNLFPQRVELTRGNTSVVEFTPQLPGQYKFSCWMGHYTGIIEVVN
- a CDS encoding sterol carrier protein domain-containing protein — translated: MMIYGKKERKMVIESLAFIDLAGLYALKRFLLNHRDQIATFEMRKMPPDFPAKLFFHSRWQAGRELKIMDASSRMVRVLDPLPVVSRLMDTSPSESVILKINDRLLPENNVKIAIGNGKAEISEAADDFEIESSDLATLLTGRLSPMRHWRLGKLRVGSWNSVSWGISELPEKVRILESIFPGVITHNAI
- a CDS encoding GNAT family N-acetyltransferase; the protein is MEIRRIDSSYIERIIETFLMSFEYFEPEKSEYFFSDPSLWEYVWGAFDRKRLVAAYISYKYLAKILNRIFEYRYVEAVATLPEYRNGGSRKILLRDI